A DNA window from Halichondria panicea chromosome 16, odHalPani1.1, whole genome shotgun sequence contains the following coding sequences:
- the LOC135349832 gene encoding uncharacterized protein LOC135349832, which yields MVTQKNEQLHMSIEIQTLQHEAETRERQLRRSNQELQSSEENTAALQQSIDQRDREVTQLRQTLASKNEEIEDLSTRMHQLALQDGRQLRRLNQELQSSQENTAALQQAIDQRDREVTELRPTLASKHEEIDDISTRTHQFALQDGRQAQATPIAIVRWETQPDAPVDMGYGSSAVVGDKVYITSCESETRSIYEFSNNQWHKLQRCRNSKFTIVSVDNILTTVGGKSGTQSYSNKLYSYVTNKWVKHFPPMPTRRRGPGAVYANNTLVVAGGFYDTNWLTVVEIMNTANRQWSTVSSLPVPIEHPSSTICGDYVYIQPRTSDDKEKYSVYKCSLRQLTQSQPSSAIWEKISPLPVSNSSLVAINGHLLAVGGVDSNQDRSKDIYKYKTILWTVYQYKTILWTVISQMSTPRYACLTAVLPGNKLMVAGGYDTQRKCEIATFV from the coding sequence ATGGTGACACAAAAAAATGAGCAGTTACATATGTCCATCGAAATTCAAACCCTTCAACATGAGGCTGAAACCAGGGAGAGACAGCTAAGGCGATCCAACCAAGAGTTGCAATCCAGTGAGGAGAATACTGCTGCCCTCCAACAATCCATCGATCAACGAGACAGAGAAGTGACTCAACTGAGACAAACTTTGGCTAGTAAGAACGAGGAAATTGAGGATCTATCGACTCGAATGCATCAATTGGCGCTGCAAGACGGGAGACAACTAAGGAGACTCAACCAAGAGTTGCAATCTAGTCAAGAGAACACTGCTGCCCTCCAACAAGCCATCGATCAACGAGACAGAGAAGTGACTGAACTGAGACCAACGCTGGCAAGCAAACATGAAGAAATTGATGATATATCGACTCGAACACACCAATTTGCACTGCAAGACGGGAGACAAGCTCAAGCTACACCAATTGCAATAGTAAGGTGGGAAACACAACCTGATGCACCTGTTGATATGGGATATGGATCATCAGCCGTAGTTGGAGACAAGGTATACATCACGTCGTGTGAAAGTGAAACTAGATCTATTTATGAGTTCAGCAACAATCAGTGGCACAAGTTACAACGTTGTCGAAATAGTAAATTCACTATTGTCAGTGTTGACAATATACTCACAACCGTAGGGGGAAAGTCAGGTACACAAAGCTATAGTaacaaactctacagctaTGTTACCAACAAATGGGTGAAACATTTCCCTCCCATGCCAACCAGACGAAGGGGACCTGGAGCTGTGTACGCTAACAACACACTTGTAGTGGCTGGGGGGTTTTATGACACGAATTGGTTAACTGTTGTCGAGATAATGAACACTGCGAATAGGCAATGGTCTACTGTTAGTTCTCTTCCTGTGCCAATCGAGCACCCATCATCAACGATCTGTGGAgactatgtgtacatacaaCCACGAACTAGTGATGATAAAGAGAAGTATTCAGTGTACAAATGCTCATTAAGACAACTAACTCAGTCCCAGCCAAGCTCAGCTATATGGGAGAAGATTTCCCCTTTGCCAGTTAGCAACTCCTCTCTTGTTGCTATCAATGGCCACCTCCTGGCAGTGGGTGGAGTTGACTCCAATCAAGATAGATCTAAGGACATATACAAATACAAAACGATACTATGGACTGTCTACCAATACAAAACGATACTATGGACTGTCATTAGTCAAATGTCAACACCTCGATATGCATGCCTCACTGCTGTCCTCCCTGGGAACAAACTAATGGTGGCGGGAGGATATGATACACAGAGAAAATGTGAAATAGCTACTTTTGTATAG
- the LOC135349883 gene encoding uncharacterized protein LOC135349883, with protein sequence MAERQDNEQEYIFRNVQLFKNDTLGTGSYGAVCKAKCDQLLCAAKLLYPVFFQIAVPDPGKEHRRLFIRFETECAFLSHINHPNIVQYLGTYRDPDTNAPVLLMELMDKSLTHFLESSPGDIPYHIQVNLSYDIAQALAFLHSNEIIHRDLSSNNVLLIAGTRAKVTDFGMSKLRDINVTRLATMTTCPGTPALMSPEALNEPPVYTEKLDNFSFGVLLVQTITRQFPNPTDPFKSRELVDPQFPNQAIQANVPVPEIERKQAHISLIEPTHPLLPIARHCLKDRDVERPSSRQLCQTLEALKKTARYQESSQQGLHQIIREKDQQLQANQ encoded by the coding sequence ATGGCTGAGAGACAAGACAATGAACAAGAGTACATATTCAGAAATGTGCAACTCTTCAAGAATGATACCCTTGGTACTGGCTCCTATGGGGCGGTGTGCAAAGCCAAGTGTGACCAGCTACTCTGTGCTGCCAAGCTACTCTATCCAGTGTTCTTCCAAATAGCCGTTCCAGATCCTGGCAAAGAACATAGACGTCTATTTATAAGATTCGAAACAGAGTGTGCATTTCTGAGTCATATTaaccaccccaacattgtacagtacttggGGACCTATCGCGATCCCGACACAAATGCACCAGTTCTTCTCATGGAGCTCATGGACAAGAGTCTGACACACTTCCTGGAATCATCACCTGGAGATATTCCCTATCACATCCAAGTCAACCTCTCCTATGACATAGCTCAAGCACTTGCCTTCCTCCACTCCAACGAGATCATCCATCGCGACCTCTCCAGCAACAATGTCCTACTCATTGCAGGCACTCGAGCCAAAGTCACCGATTTCGGAATGTCCAAATTGAGGGACATAAACGTCACCCGACTAGCCACAATGACTACATGCCCGGGAACACCAGCCTTAATGTCTCCTGAGGCACTAAACGAACcaccagtgtacacagagaaaCTAGACAACTTCTCATTTGGTGTGCTTCTAGTTCAGACCATAACACGGCAGTTTCCAAATCCAACCGATCCATTTAAATCAAGAGAACTGGTTGATCCACAATTTCCAAATCAAGCAATTCAAGCTAACGTTCCAGTGCCCGAGATAGAGAGAAAACAAGCCCACATCAGCTTGATTGAGCCCACCCACCCTCTACTGCCGATTGCTCGTCACTGCCTCAAAGACAGAGATGTTGAACGACCATCTTCCCGACAGCTGTGCCAAACACTGGAAGCTCTCAAAAAGACGGCCAGGTACCAGGAAAGCTCCCAACAAGGCTTGCACCAGATTATCAGGGAGAAAGATCAACAGTTACAAGCAAATCAATAG
- the LOC135350282 gene encoding kelch-like protein 18, with protein MAERQDPEQEYVFKNDTLGTGSYEAMQDAQGTPITIKSPPNAVDIGYGSSSAVIGDRAYFHPFGFNNVYEFSNNQWHKVPPCPNKLFTIVSVVDMLTAVGGGSVTQPYGNKLYSFIDNKWIKHFPPMPTRRSTPGAVYANNTLVVAGGYCYSENLNVVEILNTANMQWSIVSSLPVPTNHPSTTICGDYVYIHPLSYDYQEKYSVYKCSLRELTQSQWEKITSLPVTHSSLVTFNGHLLAVGGVDSNGDISKDIYQYNETSWIVTSQMSTPRSFCATTVLPGNKLMVVGGDGATKKCEIATFV; from the coding sequence ATGGCTGAGAGACAAGACCCTGAACAAGAGTACGTATTCAAGAATGATACCCTTGGTACTGGCTCCTACGAAGCAATGCAAGATGCTCAAGGTACACCCATCACAATAAAGTCACCACCTAATGCTGTGGATATTGGGTATGGATCATCATCAGCCGTGATTGGAGACAGGGCATACTTTCATCCATTTGGATTTAACAATGTTTATGAGTTCAGTAACAATCAATGGCACAAGGTACCACCTTGCCCTAACAAGCTTTTCACTATTGTCAGTGTTGTTGACATGCTTACAGCTGTGGGAGGAGGGTCAGTTACACAACCTTATGGTAACAAACTCTACAGCTTCATTGATAACAAATGGATCAAACACTTCCCTCCTATGCCAACAAGACGGTCGACACCTGGAGCTGTGTACGCTAACAACACACTTGTAGTAGCTGGGGGATATTGTTATTCAGAAAATTTAAATGTAGTTGAAATATTAAACACTGCTAATATGCAATGGTCTATTGTTAGCTCACTACCTGTGCCAACCAATCACCCATCAACAACGATCTGTGGAgactatgtgtacatacacccACTAAGTTATGATTATCAAGAGAAGTATTCAGTGTACAAATGCTCATTAAGAGAACTAACTCAGTCCCAATGGGAGAAGATTACCTCTTTGCCTGTTACGCATTCCTCTCTTGTTACTTTCAATGGTCACCTGCTGGCAGTGGGTGGGGTAGACTCCAATGGAGATATATCTAAGGATATATATCAGTACAACGAGACATCATGGATTGTCACTAGTCAAATGTCAACCCCTCGATCATTTTGCGCCACTACTGTCCTCCCTGGGAACAAACTGATGGTGGTGGGAGGAGATGGTGCAACGAAAAAATGTGAAATAGCTACTTTTGTATAG